A single region of the Fimbriimonadaceae bacterium genome encodes:
- a CDS encoding PEP-CTERM sorting domain-containing protein produces the protein MKKTLSLMGVVALTVAASSSQAVTHNFESLSEGFLGTTWSSDGITYRDVNNVSGGFPDGNTFGPGDLGDQLIIEDATLFFNDFPGYGSPNNVLTFGSAFVPGGNLSIGALASVFIDVAFPADSASLDIAFYENGPWGGMVYHLDALLGGNVVSSDSFTISDLGGRDNATWTTMSVSGASFDTLQLYATWNGEYTAPRGMIDNVTVNSPVPEPASMAVLGIGALALIRKRRAKKA, from the coding sequence ATGAAGAAAACACTATCCCTTATGGGAGTCGTCGCGCTAACCGTAGCCGCGAGCAGTTCCCAAGCAGTCACACATAACTTCGAGAGCCTGTCAGAGGGCTTCCTCGGCACCACATGGTCATCCGATGGAATCACCTACCGCGACGTCAACAACGTCTCTGGTGGCTTTCCCGATGGCAACACATTTGGTCCGGGCGACCTCGGCGATCAGTTGATTATCGAAGATGCAACGCTCTTCTTTAACGACTTTCCCGGATACGGCAGCCCAAACAACGTGCTGACGTTCGGTAGCGCGTTCGTTCCGGGTGGCAACCTGTCCATCGGCGCGCTGGCTTCCGTCTTCATCGACGTGGCCTTTCCTGCCGATTCGGCAAGTCTGGACATCGCATTCTACGAAAACGGTCCTTGGGGAGGGATGGTTTATCACCTGGATGCGCTACTCGGCGGCAATGTTGTGAGCAGCGATTCGTTCACGATCTCGGACCTCGGTGGACGCGATAACGCAACCTGGACGACGATGTCGGTCAGCGGCGCGTCCTTCGATACGCTCCAGTTGTACGCCACCTGGAACGGCGAGTACACCGCCCCACGCGGCATGATCGACAACGTGACGGTCAATAGCCCCGTTCCCGAGCCCGCCAGCATGGCCGTCCTCGGAATCGGCGCCCTCGCCCTGATCCGAAAGCGCCGCGCTAAAAAGGCCTGA